One window of the Zea mays cultivar B73 chromosome 3, Zm-B73-REFERENCE-NAM-5.0, whole genome shotgun sequence genome contains the following:
- the LOC114680592 gene encoding Pentatricopeptide repeat-containing protein At3g46790, chloroplastic-like gives MSTSASPHTSILHLPHRPFVFRRPRLSRLRCFASLAPASSGASPANDDHLIQMLCAHGRLAQATALLQGLPAPTQRTYESLLLAAARARDTALAAAVHRRLEADPVFRSDPFLSTRLIEAYAALSALPAARQVFDEAPVKNIFVWNAMLKALALADHGEEALTCLADMGRLGVPVDSYSYAHGLKACIAASASHLPASARVREMHAHAIRRGYGLHTHVATTLIDCYAKLGIVSYAERVFTSMPDRNLVSWSAMIGCYAKNERPGDAIQIFQEMMASDADLVPNSITIVSVLHACAGVNALGQGKVLHAYILRRGFDLLVSVLNALMAMYMKCGCLETGRYIFNWIGRRRNVVSWNSLISGYGMHGFGRESLQVFEEMIEEGISPNIITFVSVLGACSHVGLVEQGKKLFESMVEYNVTPRAEHYACMVDLLGRAGRLDEAVELIQSMRIQPSPQVWGSLLGACRIHGHVEYAEMACSHLFDLEPRNAGNYVLLADIYARAKLQNQVDVLKELLEEHALEKVPGCSWIEVKKKLYSFVSVDNKNPQVEELQALIGEFVTQMKNEGYVPDTRSVLYDIEEEEKERILLGHSEKLAVAFGLIKTGSGEAIRITKNLRLCEDCHSVTKFISKFTDREIVVRDVNRFHHFRNGVCSCRDYW, from the coding sequence ATGTCCACCTCTGCCTCCCCGCACACCTCCATCCTCCACCTCCCCCACCGCCCGTTCGTGTTCAGGCGACCGAGGCTGTCGCGCCTCAGGTGCTTCGCGTCGCTCGCGCCGGCGTCATCGGGCGCTTCGCCGGCGAACGACGACCACCTCATACAAATGCTCTGCGCCCACGGGCGCCTCGCCCAGGCCACGGCGCTCTTGCAGGGGCTTCCCGCGCCAACGCAGCGCACCTACGAGTCGCTCCTACTCGCAGCCGCGCGGGCGAGGGACACCGCGCTCGCCGCGGCCGTGCACCGCAGGCTCGAGGCGGACCCGGTGTTCCGCTCTGATCCCTTCCTGTCGACCCGCCTCATCGAAGCCTATGCTGCGCTCAGCGCGCTCCCCGCCGCGCGCCAGGTGTTCGACGAGGCGCCTGTGAAGAACATCTTCGTGTGGAACGCGATGCTCAAGGCGCTCGCGCTCGCCGACCATGGAGAGGAGGCTCTCACGTGCCTTGCTGACATGGGCCGGCTCGGTGTCCCCGTCGACAGCTACAGCTACGCGCACGGTCTTAAGGCCTGCATTGCAGCGTCAGCGTCGCACCTGCCGGCCTCTGCCCGTGTACGGGAGATGCATGCTCATGCCATCCGCCGCGGCTATGGATTACACACGCATGTTGCCACAACTCTTATTGACTGCTACGCGAAGCTTGGGATTGTCAGCTATGCTGAGCGTGTGTTCACTTCAATGCCTGATAGGAATCTTGTGTCATGGAGTGCTATGATTGGGTGCTATGCCAAGAACGAGCGTCCTGGTGATGCAATTCAGATCTTTCAGGAGATGATGGCCTCTGATGCAGACCTGGTACCAAACTCGATCACAATTGTCAGCGTCTTGCATGCCTGTGCTGGGGTAAATGCACTTGGTCAGGGCAAAGTACTGCATGCATATATCCTTCGGAGGGGTTTTGACTTACTTGTTTCAGTGCTGAATGCGTTGATGGCAATGTACATGAAATGTGGGTGCCTTGAGACCGGGCGCTACATCTTCAACTGGATAGGACGCAGAAGGAATGTCGTGTCGTGGAATTCACTTATATCTGGATATGGAATGCATGGCTTTGGTCGTGAGTCACTCCAGGTGTTTGAGGAGATGATTGAGGAAGGCATTTCACCAAATATCATCACATTTGTCAGCGTCCTTGGGGCTTGTAGTCATGTTGGACTTGTGGAGCAGGGAAAGAAGCTATTTGAATCAATGGTGGAGTACAATGTCACACCTCGTGCTGAGCACTATGCTTGCATGGTTGACCTTCTTGGTCGTGCTGGGCGCCTGGATGAAGCTGTGGAGCTGATACAGAGCATGCGTATTCAACCAAGCCCTCAAGTTTGGGGCTCGCTTCTTGGCGCTTGCAGAATTCATGGCCATGTTGAGTATGCTGAGATGGCATgctctcatctctttgatcttgagCCCCGAAATGCTGGAAACTATGTCCTCTTGGCAGATATTTATGCCCGAGCTAAATTGCAGAACCAAGTTGATGTACTAAAGGAGTTACTTGAGGAGCATGCACTGGAGAAGGTGCCTGGCTGTAGCTGGATAGAGGTGAAGAAGAAGCTGTACTCATTTGTTTCAGTTGACAACAAGAACCCACAGGTGGAGGAGCTGCAAGCATTGATTGGTGAATTTGTGACACAGATGAAAAATGAGGGCTATGTTCCTGACACGAGATCAGTTCTGTATGATATTGAAGAAGAGGAGAAGGAGAGGATTTTGCTTGGCCACAGTGAGAAGTTGGCTGTTGCTTTCGGGCTTATCAAGACTGGCAGTGGAGAGGCTATCAGGATCACAAAGAATCTCAGGCTTTGTGAGGACTGTCATTCAGTCACCAAGTTCATCTCCAAATTCACAGATCGGGAGATTGTTGTGAGGGACGTGAACAGATTTCACCACTTCAGGAATGGAGTTTGCTCGTGCAGGGATTATTGGTGA